Proteins from a genomic interval of Panthera tigris isolate Pti1 chromosome A2, P.tigris_Pti1_mat1.1, whole genome shotgun sequence:
- the LOC102966633 gene encoding olfactory receptor 7G3-like — protein MESENQTEVSEFLLLGLSEDPELQPLLFGLFLSMYLVSVLGNLLIILAVSSDSHLHTPMYFFLSNLSFVDISFTSTIVPKMLVNIQTQSKSITYGGCLIQVYFFMVFICMDNLLLTTMAYDRYVAICHPLYYRVIMNPRLCGLLILLSLFISIMNALLHSLMLVHLSFCTDSKIPHFFCELAQILELACSDTLINNVLVYLVTSLLGVGPLSGLIFSYTRIISSILRIPSTGGKFKAFSTCGSHLSVVCLFYGTCVGVYLSSASSLSARKRAVASVMYTVVTPMMNPFIYSLRNRDIKGALRKLISGMSSFS, from the coding sequence ATGGAATCAGAAAACCAGACAGAAGTATCAGAATTCCTCCTCCTGGGTCTCTCAGAGGATCCAGAACTGCAGCCCCTCCTGTTTGGGCTGTTCCTGTCCATGTACCTGGTCAGCGTGCTCGGGAACCTGCTCATTATCCTGGCCGTCAGCTctgactcccacctccacacccccatgtacttcttcctctccaacctGTCCTTTGTCGACATCTCCTTCACCTCCACTATAGTCCCCAAAATGCTGGTGAACATCCAAACACAGAGCAAATCTATCACTTATGGAGGCTGTCTCATTCAAGTATACTTTTTCATGGTTTTTATATGTATGGACAATTTACTCCTAACTACGATGGCttatgaccgctatgtggccatctgccaCCCTCTGTATTACAGGGTCATCATGAACCCTCGCCTCTGTGGCCTGCTGATTCTTCTCTCCTTGTTCATTAGCATTATGAATGCCCTGCTCCACAGTCTGAtgctggtgcacctgtccttctgCACAGACTCGAAAATCCCCCATTTCTTCTGTGAGCTTGCTCAAATCCTTGAACTTGCCTGTTCTGATACCCTGATCAATAACGTCCTGGTGTATTTAGTGACTAGCCTGTTGGGTGTTGGTCCTCTCTCAGGGTTAATTTTCTCTTACACCCGAATTATCTCCTCCATCTTGAGAATCCCATCAACTGGTGGAAAGTTCAAAGCTTTTTCCACCTGTGGGTCTCACCTGTCTGTTGTTTGCTTATTCTATGGGACTTGTGTTGGAGTCTACCTTAGTTctgcatcttctctctctgccaggaAGAGGGCAGTGGCCTCAGTGATGTACACGGTAGTCACTCCCATGATGAACCCCTTtatctacagcctgaggaacaggGACATCAAGGGAGCCTTGAGGAAACTCATCTCTGGAATGTCTTCGTTTTCATGA